A genomic region of Leptotrichia hofstadii contains the following coding sequences:
- a CDS encoding type II toxin-antitoxin system HicA family toxin → MTVKEVEAIILKDGWVRVPSNSSHRQYKHPVKTGRVTIAWHKAKDEVPPKTLKRIMAQAGL, encoded by the coding sequence ATGACGGTAAAAGAAGTAGAAGCTATTATTCTTAAAGATGGATGGGTTCGAGTACCAAGTAACTCAAGTCATAGACAATATAAACATCCTGTAAAAACAGGAAGAGTGACAATTGCGTGGCATAAAGCTAAAGACGAGGTACCTCCTAAAACATTAAAAAGAATAATGGCTCAGGCAGGACTTTAA
- the brxL gene encoding protease Lon-related BREX system protein BrxL: MNKDYCQTFEDNDCLKEANNDKDRETLSEKLNKYFSGKIVRKDLTKKIREGANVPIYVLEYLLGMYCSSENEEDIEEGMGTVKRILAQNYVRPDEAERIKSKLRENGSYTIIDKVTVKLNFKENRHEAEFSNLSLKGVPVSDVYPSKYERLLGGGIWCIIQLEYYYDEDDKKGNPVIIKKLTPVQMPEIDFEEFKDLREKFTDEEWIDIVLRSTGMESSKFDERVKWLHLSRLIPLLENNYNFCELGPRGTGKSHIYKEISPNSILVSGGQTSVANLFYNMGRGTMGLVGLWDCVAFDEVAGMKFKDQDGVQIMKDYMASGSFARGKEQKNASAGMVFIGNINQSVDVVLKTSNLFEPFPHVMGRDTAFLDRMHCYLPGWEIPKYRPEFFTDDYGFITDYYAEIMRELRKISYADAYDKYFKLGNQLNQRDVIAVKKTVSGMVKIIYPHGKFTKEKIEKILRFSLEMRRRVKEQLKKIGGMEFYDVNFSYIDNEKFNEEYVPVPEQSSGSLIPEGIGKPGHLYTVSSIKSGMIGLFKIETQMTKGTGKFEKAGLGNNREAKESAEMAFKYLRANGKLISGEISTKNNDYVVNYQDLKGIGMTSNVTLSTYIAICSAALNKPIISSAVILGDLSIGGTILKVSELANVLQVCLDSGAKKVLLPMTSASDLATVPPDLIGAFNLIFYSTAEDAVFKALGVE; encoded by the coding sequence GTGAATAAGGATTATTGTCAAACTTTTGAGGATAATGATTGTTTAAAAGAGGCTAATAATGACAAAGATAGAGAAACATTAAGTGAAAAGTTAAATAAATATTTTTCTGGAAAAATCGTTAGAAAAGATTTGACAAAAAAAATAAGGGAAGGGGCAAATGTTCCTATATATGTGCTTGAATATTTATTGGGAATGTATTGTTCTTCAGAAAATGAAGAAGATATAGAAGAAGGAATGGGAACAGTAAAAAGAATTTTGGCACAAAATTATGTAAGACCTGATGAAGCCGAAAGAATAAAATCAAAATTAAGAGAAAATGGATCTTATACAATAATTGACAAGGTTACTGTAAAGTTAAATTTTAAGGAGAATAGACATGAAGCTGAATTTTCCAATTTATCGTTAAAAGGTGTTCCAGTATCAGATGTTTATCCTTCTAAATACGAGAGATTGTTAGGAGGAGGTATTTGGTGTATTATTCAGTTGGAATATTATTATGATGAAGACGATAAAAAAGGAAATCCTGTAATTATAAAAAAATTAACACCTGTACAAATGCCAGAAATTGATTTTGAAGAGTTTAAAGATTTAAGAGAAAAATTTACAGATGAAGAGTGGATAGATATTGTTTTAAGAAGTACAGGAATGGAATCTAGTAAATTTGATGAAAGAGTTAAATGGCTTCATTTGTCAAGATTAATACCATTGTTAGAAAATAATTATAATTTTTGTGAGCTAGGGCCTCGTGGAACTGGGAAATCACATATTTATAAAGAAATAAGCCCGAACAGTATACTTGTATCAGGAGGTCAAACAAGTGTAGCAAATCTTTTTTATAATATGGGAAGAGGAACAATGGGACTCGTAGGACTTTGGGACTGTGTAGCCTTTGATGAGGTGGCAGGAATGAAGTTTAAGGATCAAGATGGAGTCCAAATTATGAAAGATTATATGGCATCAGGCTCGTTTGCACGTGGGAAAGAACAAAAAAATGCAAGTGCTGGAATGGTTTTTATAGGAAATATTAATCAGAGTGTAGATGTTGTTTTAAAAACTTCTAATTTATTTGAACCATTTCCTCATGTAATGGGAAGAGATACGGCATTCTTAGATAGAATGCACTGTTATTTACCTGGTTGGGAAATTCCTAAATATAGACCAGAGTTTTTTACTGATGACTATGGTTTTATAACAGATTATTATGCGGAAATTATGAGAGAATTACGTAAAATTTCTTATGCAGATGCATATGATAAGTATTTTAAATTAGGAAATCAATTAAATCAAAGAGATGTGATTGCAGTCAAAAAAACTGTTTCTGGAATGGTAAAAATAATTTATCCACATGGAAAATTTACAAAAGAAAAAATTGAAAAGATATTAAGATTCTCACTAGAAATGAGAAGAAGAGTTAAAGAGCAACTAAAAAAAATAGGTGGGATGGAATTTTATGACGTAAATTTTTCGTATATCGATAATGAAAAATTTAATGAAGAATATGTTCCTGTTCCAGAGCAAAGTAGTGGAAGTTTGATTCCAGAAGGTATTGGAAAACCAGGTCATTTGTATACGGTTTCAAGTATAAAAAGTGGAATGATTGGATTGTTTAAAATTGAAACTCAGATGACAAAAGGAACAGGAAAATTTGAAAAAGCAGGATTAGGAAATAATCGTGAAGCAAAGGAATCAGCTGAAATGGCATTTAAATACTTAAGAGCTAATGGGAAATTAATAAGTGGAGAAATTAGCACAAAAAATAATGATTATGTTGTAAATTATCAAGACTTAAAAGGTATTGGAATGACTTCAAATGTAACTTTGTCTACATACATCGCTATTTGTTCAGCTGCATTAAATAAACCTATTATTTCAAGTGCGGTAATTTTAGGAGATTTGAGTATCGGTGGAACAATACTAAAAGTAAGTGAACTTGCAAATGTGTTACAAGTGTGTTTAGATTCAGGGGCAAAAAAAGTATTGTTGCCAATGACTTCGGCTTCTGATTTGGCGACGGTGCCACCAGATTTAATAGGTGCATTTAACTTAATTTTTTATTCTACAGCTGAAGATGCTGTATTTAAAGCTTTAGGGGTGGAATAG
- a CDS encoding type II toxin-antitoxin system HicB family antitoxin: MFYPLIITYTSDEYYEVNIPDFKLELGAYGETEEEAIDMAKNVIVSELELLEKECKKYPEPSSAKELSKKIADNQYLVRLDFNLEYERSLIKQVFKSRTVTLPTWLDMLAKNKNLNFSQILQKGLKQELNIK, from the coding sequence ATGTTTTATCCACTTATAATTACTTACACATCAGATGAATATTATGAAGTTAATATTCCCGATTTTAAGTTGGAACTGGGGGCATATGGGGAAACAGAAGAAGAAGCAATTGATATGGCAAAAAATGTTATTGTCAGTGAACTGGAATTACTGGAAAAGGAATGTAAAAAATATCCTGAACCAAGTAGTGCAAAGGAATTGTCAAAAAAAATAGCAGATAATCAATATTTAGTGAGACTTGATTTTAATCTGGAATATGAAAGATCATTGATAAAACAGGTTTTTAAAAGTAGAACAGTAACATTGCCTACATGGCTTGATATGCTGGCAAAGAATAAAAATCTGAATTTTTCTCAAATATTGCAGAAAGGATTGAAACAGGAACTAAATATAAAATAA
- the pglZ gene encoding BREX-1 system phosphatase PglZ type A has protein sequence MNLEQITDTLNSEFKKEGRRLVFWYDEKQEFLSEIEELQLENAKLLVLHQDELFKTKILLEREEKETNYLIYAPFKRSENRENHLADTIMYSKVFLTDWISIMVQNLKIDDELKEVMEEHRKFFEAKDRREKFEKLVNDSKPSKKEDMEIILMRAITGSKAEIFDGFEDVTRILITDVNRKESRYLVEFNKYNLEEKFWELCRLKFGYVDDDPSLTKLLIGIFLTYASEKITKEIPVRFKELSIRSTVMVFLNRLRQISEYRETFKNLVSEVYSIIDGNKYFKNILPEYILELDIFDFPDEKITKWIVERIVDENFSAKLQDKSIAEIIELRREKNIDNLKLKIEYKILEYAYKGIKNTNFETCSDLLEIIEKYAQKDYMIDTYYRKFCYYYDQLTENSEKYSRLLELLETKYTDKFLNPANIKFNDLLNYREFPKKINLQKDFYKNYVEINKNRIVVIISDALRYETGRELFYKMSRDETIDAEIEYQLGIIPSITKLGMAALLPHDKIEIEVENGDFSVLIDGKACNDRVKREKILKSYDENSVALDFDEVFRCSKNELREVFRNKKKLYIYHNQIDSIGDKANTEDEVFEACQKAIEEIMNLIKKLRVESINNIIVTADHGFIYKRRKIDESDKIENFSSKNDVVNRRYIVTENEYGEIGTNEINMSDVLNNKNENLKVISPNTSSVFKVSGGGQNYYHGGISLQELIVPVIKVKTAKGSVDTELVKVGLISEINKITNLKISLDFLQKSAVTDIIKPTEFEIYFIDSNESIISNIENYKANSEETETVKRIKKLRFTLINKKYKKDEDYYLVVKNIETKIEERKKIIIDILFSDDFGF, from the coding sequence TTGAATTTAGAACAAATTACAGATACACTTAACAGTGAATTTAAGAAAGAAGGAAGAAGACTTGTTTTCTGGTATGATGAAAAACAGGAATTTCTGTCAGAAATTGAAGAATTACAGCTGGAAAATGCAAAATTACTTGTATTGCATCAGGATGAGCTTTTTAAAACAAAAATACTTCTTGAAAGAGAGGAAAAGGAAACAAATTATTTAATATATGCTCCATTTAAACGAAGTGAAAACAGGGAAAATCACCTTGCTGATACAATAATGTATTCAAAGGTGTTTTTAACAGACTGGATTTCCATAATGGTTCAGAATTTGAAAATAGACGATGAACTCAAGGAAGTAATGGAAGAGCATAGAAAGTTTTTTGAGGCAAAAGATAGAAGGGAAAAGTTTGAAAAGCTGGTAAATGACAGTAAACCTTCAAAAAAAGAAGATATGGAAATCATTTTAATGAGGGCAATTACAGGTTCAAAAGCTGAAATATTTGATGGTTTTGAAGATGTTACAAGAATTTTAATTACAGATGTCAACAGAAAAGAAAGTAGATATCTTGTAGAGTTTAATAAATATAATCTTGAAGAGAAGTTTTGGGAATTATGTAGATTAAAATTTGGATATGTTGATGATGATCCGAGTTTAACTAAGTTACTTATTGGAATATTTTTAACTTATGCTTCTGAAAAAATAACAAAAGAAATTCCTGTTAGATTTAAGGAACTAAGTATAAGAAGTACCGTTATGGTATTTTTAAATAGATTGCGACAGATTTCTGAATATAGAGAAACTTTTAAAAATCTTGTTTCAGAAGTTTATTCTATTATAGATGGAAATAAATATTTTAAAAATATTTTACCTGAATATATTTTGGAACTTGATATATTTGATTTTCCTGATGAAAAAATAACGAAATGGATAGTTGAAAGAATTGTTGATGAGAATTTTTCAGCAAAGTTGCAAGATAAATCTATAGCAGAGATAATAGAATTACGAAGAGAGAAAAATATTGATAATTTAAAATTAAAGATAGAGTATAAAATATTGGAATATGCTTACAAAGGAATAAAAAATACAAATTTTGAAACTTGTAGTGATTTATTAGAAATAATAGAAAAATATGCTCAAAAAGATTATATGATTGATACATATTATAGGAAATTTTGTTATTACTATGATCAATTAACAGAAAATAGTGAAAAGTATAGTAGGTTGTTAGAATTATTAGAAACCAAATATACTGATAAATTTTTAAATCCTGCAAATATAAAATTTAATGACCTACTTAATTATAGAGAGTTTCCTAAGAAAATAAATTTACAAAAGGATTTTTACAAAAATTATGTTGAAATTAATAAAAATAGAATTGTAGTAATAATTTCTGATGCTTTGAGGTATGAGACTGGGAGAGAATTATTTTATAAGATGAGTAGAGATGAAACTATAGATGCTGAAATAGAATATCAGTTAGGAATTATACCTTCTATTACAAAATTAGGTATGGCAGCATTGCTTCCACATGACAAAATAGAAATAGAAGTCGAAAATGGTGATTTTTCAGTACTTATTGATGGAAAAGCTTGCAATGACAGAGTAAAAAGAGAAAAAATTTTAAAAAGTTATGATGAAAATTCAGTAGCTTTAGATTTTGATGAAGTATTTAGATGTTCAAAAAATGAATTAAGAGAGGTATTTAGAAATAAGAAAAAACTTTATATTTATCATAATCAAATTGATTCGATAGGAGATAAGGCAAATACTGAAGATGAAGTGTTTGAGGCGTGTCAAAAAGCGATAGAAGAAATTATGAATTTAATAAAAAAACTTAGAGTGGAATCTATTAATAATATAATAGTAACAGCAGATCACGGATTTATTTACAAAAGAAGAAAAATAGATGAAAGTGATAAAATAGAAAACTTTTCTAGTAAAAATGATGTTGTGAATAGGAGATACATAGTAACGGAAAATGAATATGGCGAAATTGGTACAAATGAAATAAACATGTCAGATGTTTTAAATAATAAAAATGAAAATTTAAAAGTAATTTCACCGAATACTTCTAGTGTATTTAAGGTTAGTGGTGGTGGACAAAATTATTATCATGGTGGAATTTCGTTACAAGAATTAATTGTTCCAGTTATAAAAGTAAAAACTGCAAAAGGATCAGTAGACACGGAATTGGTAAAAGTTGGTTTAATATCAGAAATTAACAAAATAACTAATTTGAAAATCTCGCTTGATTTTCTTCAAAAAAGTGCTGTAACAGATATTATAAAACCTACAGAATTTGAAATATATTTTATTGATAGTAATGAGAGTATAATTTCAAATATAGAAAATTATAAAGCAAATAGTGAAGAAACTGAAACTGTAAAAAGAATAAAAAAACTAAGATTTACTTTAATAAATAAAAAATATAAAAAAGATGAAGATTATTATTTAGTTGTAAAAAATATAGAAACTAAAATTGAAGAAAGGAAAAAAATAATAATAGATATATTATTTTCAGATGATTTTGGATTTTGA
- a CDS encoding AbiH family protein, whose translation MTQELYILGNGFDLWQGLLTRYEDYFEIKKEKIEKFWTKFNEIFFKITSYNDLHDRPYFQEENLKELIEKLHNELNENLFFYYLLFCKKEQEWYEVETNIVSYVNNIREIFEYKADIKDIVKYAKNHEKYKYFIIVQMLIESVLDVKIAIKVALEHLNLFEKDFGNYIKDVQNKLAHSLDNILYNDKPKKIINFNYTTIIKNEIDKFKNIQKYTIAENIRSIEEVINIHGDYENPIFGIDNQNVDESMNIFTKTYRILSNDTIESFTLPSNKLLETIYFFGHSLSEADYSYFQSMFDYYSIYDSKIRLIFLYSDYDGKEKSRQENRVVKLINDYGKTLENKDKGKNLLHKLLLENRIKIYEIEKAKELLEK comes from the coding sequence ATGACACAGGAACTTTATATTCTAGGAAATGGCTTTGATTTATGGCAAGGATTACTTACGAGATATGAAGATTATTTTGAAATAAAAAAAGAAAAAATAGAAAAATTTTGGACAAAATTTAATGAAATTTTTTTTAAAATAACCAGTTACAATGATTTACACGATAGACCTTATTTTCAAGAAGAGAATTTAAAAGAATTAATAGAAAAACTTCATAATGAACTAAATGAAAATTTATTTTTTTATTATCTTTTATTCTGTAAAAAAGAACAAGAATGGTATGAGGTTGAAACTAATATAGTTAGTTATGTCAATAATATCAGGGAGATATTTGAATATAAAGCAGATATAAAAGATATTGTAAAATATGCTAAAAATCATGAAAAATATAAATATTTCATTATAGTTCAAATGTTAATAGAAAGTGTATTAGATGTAAAAATAGCAATAAAAGTAGCATTGGAACATTTAAATTTATTTGAAAAAGATTTTGGAAATTATATTAAGGATGTTCAAAATAAATTGGCTCATAGTTTAGATAATATATTATATAATGACAAACCTAAAAAAATAATAAATTTTAATTATACAACTATTATAAAAAATGAGATTGATAAATTTAAAAATATACAAAAATATACAATAGCTGAAAATATAAGAAGTATAGAGGAAGTAATTAATATTCATGGAGATTATGAAAATCCAATTTTTGGAATAGATAACCAAAATGTTGATGAAAGTATGAATATTTTTACTAAAACATATAGAATTTTAAGTAATGATACAATTGAAAGTTTTACGTTACCATCTAATAAGCTTTTAGAAACAATTTACTTTTTTGGACATTCGTTATCAGAAGCAGATTACTCTTATTTTCAGAGTATGTTTGATTATTATAGTATTTATGACTCAAAAATAAGATTGATTTTTCTGTATTCAGATTATGATGGGAAAGAAAAAAGTAGACAAGAAAATAGAGTTGTAAAATTAATAAATGACTATGGAAAAACTCTTGAAAATAAAGATAAAGGAAAAAATTTATTACATAAACTTTTATTAGAAAATAGAATTAAAATCTATGAAATTGAAAAAGCAAAAGAATTATTAGAGAAATAA
- the pglX gene encoding BREX-1 system adenine-specific DNA-methyltransferase PglX — protein MDKVALRNFAVNAKEKMEDDIKRKLELMGITEKGIGEETVKEDDYLKINGQEFNEKEVKQREKVIEVLKAREKNEDFKKCFDEFVEEIAYTWFNRIIAIRFMEVNDYLPDGIRILSSDRENDREPQIIREVFDTDLEFSNDEKNNVYKLKEENKIEELFKFLFIKKCNKFNEILPELFEEAEDYSELLLPISINDEEGILRKLVDEVPEESFNVEKEGQIEVIGWLYQYYNEKKKKEVDQKTKKGKKVEQDDIPAKTQLFTPKWIVKYMVENSLGNLWLEGHPNEDLEEKWKFLVKGEKQEEEIEKKLEKLNENYKEMKLEEIKIIDPCMGSGHILVYAFDVLMDIYSNLGYSNRDAVQSILENNIYGLDIDKRAYQLAYFALMMKAREYYKRIFSKKLELNICYTRESNDINKKIIDFISNGNNKIKEELDLIYNSFLDAREYGSLIEAPKIDYDEIKNRLLEIENTDFYNLFDELKKEEIKNKFYYVIKTSEILSKKYEVVATNPPYMGSSIMDSKLSKYTKKNYPNSKMDMFAVFIERCNNLTKKNCYTSMITMQSWMFLSSFETLRKNILEKTTIKSLLQLGYGVIGIAFGTSAFSLKKSFPDEKKGYYFRMFDKIAQNIQTDDCATLFRISKNTTNFKYKFDEYSSENTIFEDIKSNKKGNLIKFQVNQKNFEKIPRMPIVYWASENLLEDFEKGIKISELIEPKQGLATADNNRFLRQWYEVEEEKINYNIKSIEGIESNEYKWYPYNKGGGRRQWYGNYDYVVNWENNGNEIRNFKDSNGKLRSVVRNPNYYFKEAITWPLITSGGFSIRYRESGSIHDVSGMSAFSENELRLKYILGIMGTKISNFIFNMLNPTVNLQVGDFNNFPVIENKQINPKVISIVDDCIKISKYDWNTFETAWDFKVSPLVNFERYVEGFDNVKIGENGNVENKKIDKTQIILIEEVYSQYKEFTNNQFLKLKENEEELNRIFIDIYGLQDELTSDISDKDITIAKIFDTDDEINDEIKGNNYVLTKADVVKQFISYAVGCMFGRYSLDEEGLVFAGGEFDKNKYSKFIPDEDNCIPITDSEYFSDDIVTRFVEFVKTVYGEETLEENLKFIAQALSNKNDAPKDIIREYFLKSFYDDHLKRYEERPIYWLYDAGEKNGFKALIYMHRYNEQTTAKVRIGYLHELQKHYERRANFLKDEIESNNNRKKAEQELKKIKSQLDECKQFDEKMNHLSSEYISIDLDDGVKVNYEKVQTGRDGKKYEILGKVK, from the coding sequence ATGGACAAAGTAGCATTGAGAAATTTTGCAGTAAATGCAAAAGAAAAAATGGAAGATGATATAAAAAGAAAATTGGAATTGATGGGAATTACAGAAAAAGGGATAGGAGAAGAAACTGTAAAAGAAGATGATTATCTGAAGATTAATGGACAGGAATTTAATGAAAAGGAAGTTAAACAGAGAGAAAAAGTAATTGAGGTATTAAAAGCAAGAGAGAAAAATGAAGATTTTAAGAAATGTTTTGATGAATTTGTTGAGGAAATAGCGTATACCTGGTTTAATAGGATTATTGCTATTAGATTTATGGAAGTAAATGACTATCTTCCAGATGGAATAAGAATTTTATCTTCTGACAGGGAAAATGACAGGGAACCTCAAATAATAAGGGAAGTATTTGATACAGACCTGGAATTTTCAAATGATGAAAAAAATAATGTTTATAAGTTAAAAGAAGAGAACAAAATAGAAGAGCTCTTCAAATTTTTATTTATAAAAAAATGTAATAAATTTAATGAAATACTGCCTGAATTATTTGAAGAAGCTGAAGATTATTCAGAGTTGCTTTTACCAATTTCAATAAATGATGAAGAAGGAATATTGAGAAAGTTAGTGGATGAAGTGCCTGAAGAAAGCTTTAATGTGGAAAAAGAGGGACAGATTGAAGTGATTGGGTGGCTTTATCAGTATTATAATGAGAAGAAGAAGAAGGAAGTAGACCAGAAAACAAAAAAAGGAAAAAAAGTGGAACAGGATGATATACCTGCGAAAACACAGTTATTTACACCAAAATGGATAGTAAAATATATGGTGGAAAATAGTTTAGGGAATTTATGGCTGGAAGGACATCCAAATGAAGATTTAGAGGAAAAATGGAAATTTCTTGTAAAGGGAGAAAAACAGGAAGAAGAAATTGAAAAGAAACTGGAAAAACTGAATGAAAATTATAAGGAAATGAAACTAGAAGAAATTAAAATAATAGATCCGTGTATGGGAAGTGGACATATACTTGTCTACGCTTTTGATGTATTAATGGATATTTATTCAAATTTGGGTTATTCCAACAGGGATGCTGTTCAGTCAATACTGGAAAATAATATTTATGGTCTTGATATAGATAAAAGAGCTTATCAGTTGGCATATTTTGCTTTAATGATGAAGGCAAGAGAATATTATAAAAGAATATTTTCTAAAAAATTGGAACTAAATATCTGTTATACAAGAGAAAGTAATGATATTAATAAAAAAATAATAGATTTTATTTCAAATGGAAATAATAAAATAAAAGAAGAACTTGATTTAATTTATAATTCATTTTTAGATGCAAGAGAATATGGGAGCTTAATAGAAGCACCAAAAATAGATTATGATGAAATAAAAAATAGATTATTAGAAATAGAAAATACAGATTTCTATAATCTGTTTGACGAATTAAAAAAAGAAGAAATAAAAAATAAATTTTATTATGTAATAAAAACATCAGAAATATTATCAAAAAAATATGAAGTAGTTGCAACCAATCCACCATATATGGGGAGTTCAATAATGGATTCCAAGTTATCAAAATATACAAAAAAGAATTATCCAAACAGTAAGATGGATATGTTTGCTGTATTTATTGAGAGATGTAATAATCTTACAAAGAAAAATTGTTATACTTCTATGATAACTATGCAGTCATGGATGTTTTTATCATCATTTGAAACTTTAAGAAAGAATATTCTAGAAAAAACTACAATTAAAAGTTTATTGCAATTAGGATATGGAGTTATTGGAATTGCTTTTGGAACTTCAGCTTTCAGTTTGAAAAAATCTTTTCCTGATGAAAAAAAAGGTTATTATTTTAGAATGTTCGATAAAATAGCACAAAATATACAAACAGATGACTGTGCAACTTTGTTTAGAATTTCAAAAAACACTACTAATTTTAAATATAAATTTGATGAATATTCAAGTGAAAATACAATATTTGAAGATATAAAATCTAATAAAAAAGGGAATTTAATAAAGTTTCAAGTTAATCAAAAAAACTTTGAAAAAATACCAAGAATGCCAATAGTATATTGGGCTAGTGAAAATTTGTTGGAAGATTTTGAAAAAGGAATCAAAATTTCTGAACTAATAGAGCCAAAACAAGGATTAGCGACAGCAGATAATAATAGATTTTTAAGACAGTGGTATGAAGTGGAAGAAGAGAAAATAAACTACAATATAAAATCAATAGAGGGAATAGAAAGTAATGAATATAAATGGTATCCGTATAATAAAGGTGGAGGAAGACGACAATGGTACGGAAACTACGATTATGTAGTAAATTGGGAAAATAATGGTAATGAAATAAGAAATTTTAAGGATAGTAATGGTAAATTAAGATCGGTAGTTAGAAATCCTAATTATTATTTTAAAGAAGCGATAACTTGGCCATTGATAACAAGTGGGGGTTTCAGCATCAGATACAGAGAATCAGGTAGTATACATGATGTTTCAGGAATGTCAGCATTTTCTGAAAATGAATTAAGATTAAAATACATTTTAGGTATAATGGGAACTAAAATATCTAATTTTATCTTTAATATGTTAAATCCGACTGTGAATTTACAAGTAGGAGATTTTAATAATTTCCCAGTTATAGAAAATAAACAAATAAACCCAAAAGTAATTTCAATAGTTGATGACTGTATCAAAATCTCAAAATATGACTGGAATACATTTGAGACAGCATGGGATTTTAAAGTAAGTCCATTGGTTAATTTTGAAAGATATGTGGAAGGATTTGATAATGTAAAAATAGGGGAAAATGGGAATGTTGAAAATAAGAAAATTGATAAAACACAAATAATATTAATAGAAGAAGTATATAGTCAATATAAAGAATTTACAAATAATCAGTTTTTAAAATTGAAAGAAAATGAAGAGGAATTAAATAGAATTTTTATTGATATTTATGGACTGCAGGATGAACTGACTTCAGATATAAGTGATAAAGATATAACAATAGCTAAAATATTTGATACAGATGATGAAATAAATGATGAAATTAAAGGGAATAACTATGTTCTGACAAAAGCAGATGTTGTAAAACAATTTATTTCCTATGCTGTTGGATGTATGTTCGGGCGTTATTCGCTTGATGAGGAAGGTCTTGTATTTGCAGGAGGAGAATTTGATAAAAATAAATATAGCAAATTTATTCCTGATGAAGATAACTGTATTCCAATTACTGATAGTGAATATTTTAGTGATGATATTGTTACAAGATTTGTAGAATTTGTAAAAACAGTATATGGAGAAGAAACTCTTGAAGAAAATCTTAAATTTATTGCACAAGCCTTATCTAATAAAAATGATGCTCCAAAAGATATTATAAGAGAATATTTCTTGAAAAGTTTTTATGACGATCATTTAAAAAGATACGAAGAAAGACCAATTTACTGGCTTTATGATGCAGGAGAGAAAAATGGATTTAAGGCATTGATTTATATGCACCGTTATAATGAACAGACTACAGCAAAGGTTAGAATTGGATATTTACACGAGCTACAGAAACATTATGAAAGAAGGGCAAATTTTCTGAAGGATGAAATTGAAAGTAATAACAACAGAAAAAAAGCCGAGCAGGAGCTGAAAAAGATAAAATCACAGCTTGATGAATGTAAACAATTTGATGAAAAGATGAATCACTTGTCTTCAGAATATATTTCGATTGATTTGGATGACGGAGTGAAAGTCAATTATGAGAAAGTTCAGACTGGACGTGATGGGAAAAAGTATGAGATATTGGGGAAGGTGAAGTAG